Proteins found in one Brevibacillus brevis genomic segment:
- a CDS encoding MBL fold metallo-hydrolase, whose protein sequence is MMEQQTGVKAMTAHELTQLLFAQEELFILDVRNTSDYENWRIEGHRVVSMNIPYFDLLDGVESVLEKIPVNQKVLVVCAKEGSSIFVAEMLAEAGIADVSYLQGGMKAWSEHLEPVKVGDLRDGGAIYQFVRIGKGCLSYMVVSGGEAAVVDTLRMTDVYEAFAAKHQWTIKHTIDTHLHADHISGGKKLADQLDASYWLPEKDAEEVTYSYRKLEEGQEIQVGATKIAILPIYSPGHTIGSTSLIVDDTFFLTGDSLFVASIGRPDLAGKAEDWVGDLHNTLYNRYKELPEHLLVLPAHFGSYTEIGSMGVVSARLGDLYRNNPGLTIGDESEFRHIVTHHLPPQPNAYQEIRQVNMGKLKPSEEEQQEMEVGPNRCAIHDK, encoded by the coding sequence ATGATGGAACAACAAACAGGCGTAAAGGCGATGACAGCACACGAGCTAACGCAGCTTCTTTTTGCGCAGGAGGAATTGTTTATTCTCGACGTTCGCAATACGAGCGATTACGAGAATTGGAGAATCGAAGGGCATCGAGTAGTGAGCATGAACATCCCTTACTTTGATTTGCTGGATGGGGTGGAGAGTGTTCTGGAGAAAATCCCTGTGAATCAAAAAGTGTTGGTCGTCTGTGCAAAAGAGGGCTCGTCCATTTTTGTCGCAGAGATGCTAGCAGAAGCGGGCATTGCAGACGTTTCTTACCTGCAAGGTGGAATGAAAGCGTGGAGTGAGCATCTGGAGCCAGTGAAGGTGGGAGACCTCCGTGATGGCGGTGCGATTTATCAGTTTGTCCGCATTGGAAAAGGCTGCTTGTCTTACATGGTCGTATCAGGAGGAGAAGCGGCTGTCGTCGATACATTGCGAATGACGGATGTGTACGAAGCATTTGCAGCCAAGCATCAATGGACGATCAAGCACACCATCGATACCCATCTGCATGCCGACCATATTTCCGGTGGAAAGAAGCTGGCAGATCAGCTCGATGCGTCGTATTGGCTTCCAGAAAAAGATGCGGAAGAAGTTACGTATTCCTATCGTAAGCTAGAGGAAGGGCAAGAAATCCAAGTGGGGGCAACCAAAATCGCGATCCTGCCGATCTATTCCCCCGGACATACCATCGGGAGTACGTCACTGATTGTCGATGATACGTTTTTTCTCACGGGAGACAGTTTGTTTGTCGCTTCGATCGGGCGCCCGGATTTGGCCGGGAAAGCAGAAGATTGGGTGGGAGACCTGCACAACACCTTGTATAATCGATATAAAGAGCTTCCCGAGCATTTACTCGTGTTGCCTGCTCATTTTGGCAGCTACACGGAGATTGGTTCGATGGGTGTCGTATCCGCCCGTTTGGGTGATTTGTATCGCAACAATCCAGGGCTAACGATTGGGGATGAAAGTGAATTCCGGCATATCGTTACGCATCATTTGCCGCCGCAGCCGAATGCGTATCAAGAGATTCGTCAAGTGAACATGGGGAAATTAAAACCGAGCGAAGAGGAACAACAAGAGATGGAAGTAGGGCCAAATCGCTGCGCCATTCACGATAAATAA
- a CDS encoding DUF4275 family protein yields the protein MKLADRMKEKNTKTTELSIWGPYLREEWEKHFASHLTEEDKERIFLKNKDGYQGYLWHLFSNKLRDCLEREEADEAFQQVAHESYYVFYQLANEVLILENAARFSVADLEKEYDVYVVDKDFTWTYVKTHETKWCGPYFCRK from the coding sequence ATGAAACTAGCTGACCGGATGAAGGAAAAGAACACGAAGACAACAGAGCTGTCAATTTGGGGACCATACTTACGGGAAGAATGGGAAAAGCATTTTGCGAGCCATCTGACCGAAGAGGATAAAGAGAGGATTTTTCTCAAAAATAAAGACGGCTACCAGGGGTATCTGTGGCATTTATTCAGCAATAAGCTGAGGGATTGTCTTGAACGAGAGGAAGCGGATGAGGCCTTTCAGCAGGTAGCCCATGAGTCGTACTATGTGTTTTACCAGCTTGCTAACGAAGTGCTGATCTTGGAAAATGCTGCGAGGTTTTCTGTCGCGGACTTGGAAAAGGAATACGATGTGTACGTCGTGGATAAGGACTTTACGTGGACGTATGTGAAGACCCATGAAACCAAGTGGTGTGGGCCTTATTTTTGTAGGAAATAG
- a CDS encoding pseudouridine synthase, protein MKRERLDKVLANMAIGTRKEVKALVKQRLIVVDGVVATDPGMHVIAEEQEILVDGEPLNFKRWVYVLLNKPPGVVSATEDNVHETVVDLLPYEWAIKVHPVGRLDIDTEGLLLLTNDGQLSHSLLSPKKKVDKEYFARIDGRVTEHHVQEFAKGVELEDFTTLPAKLEIISSGETSEIRVTIMEGKFHQVKRMFAAFDLQVTYLQRIRMGPLHLDPSLAPGEYRELTEEELHMLQNVNK, encoded by the coding sequence ATGAAACGTGAACGTTTGGACAAGGTGCTGGCCAATATGGCAATCGGCACGCGCAAGGAAGTGAAAGCATTAGTGAAACAGCGACTGATCGTCGTAGACGGCGTTGTCGCAACAGACCCGGGGATGCATGTCATTGCCGAGGAACAAGAAATTCTTGTGGATGGAGAACCGCTAAACTTTAAGCGCTGGGTATACGTTTTGCTGAACAAACCGCCTGGAGTCGTTTCTGCTACAGAGGACAATGTCCATGAAACCGTAGTGGACTTGCTCCCGTACGAGTGGGCAATCAAGGTGCACCCGGTGGGCCGACTGGATATTGACACAGAGGGTCTCTTGCTCTTGACCAATGACGGTCAGCTCTCCCATAGCCTCTTGTCCCCGAAAAAGAAAGTGGACAAGGAGTACTTTGCCCGCATCGATGGCCGGGTCACTGAGCACCATGTACAGGAGTTTGCCAAAGGCGTGGAATTAGAGGACTTCACTACCCTGCCGGCCAAGCTGGAAATTATCTCTTCGGGAGAAACATCAGAGATTCGCGTCACCATCATGGAAGGAAAGTTCCATCAGGTAAAGCGGATGTTTGCTGCCTTCGACCTGCAGGTCACCTATCTGCAACGGATTCGTATGGGCCCCCTTCATCTTGACCCGTCACTCGCCCCTGGTGAGTATCGCGAACTGACCGAGGAAGAGCTGCACATGCTGCAAAATGTAAACAAATAA
- a CDS encoding sulfurtransferase TusA family protein translates to MSVQSNFSADKTVDCKGVACPMPVVRTKKAMEEMLPGQVMEVQATDKGSLVDLKSWATNTGHEFLGTVQEGKVWKHFLRKASTHEVKEETNFLRTISNEELQKKLEANEKLTLIDVREPAEYAFHRIPIAISIPLGVLEQRLDELQPDDDIYIICRSGKRSDMACQLLAEKGFTNITNVVPGMSGWNGPAEKQ, encoded by the coding sequence ATGTCTGTACAATCGAATTTTTCTGCTGATAAAACAGTAGATTGCAAAGGGGTGGCATGTCCAATGCCTGTCGTACGCACAAAAAAAGCGATGGAAGAGATGTTACCGGGTCAAGTGATGGAGGTACAGGCGACGGATAAAGGGTCATTGGTTGACCTGAAGAGCTGGGCAACTAATACCGGGCATGAATTTTTGGGTACGGTTCAGGAAGGGAAAGTGTGGAAGCATTTCCTGCGAAAAGCGAGTACCCATGAGGTGAAAGAGGAGACGAATTTCTTGCGGACCATTTCTAATGAAGAACTGCAAAAAAAGCTGGAAGCCAACGAGAAGCTGACGCTCATTGATGTGCGAGAACCGGCGGAGTACGCTTTTCACCGCATTCCTATAGCCATTTCAATACCCCTGGGAGTATTAGAGCAGCGCTTGGATGAATTACAGCCCGATGACGACATTTACATCATCTGCCGATCTGGCAAGCGCAGCGACATGGCTTGTCAGTTGCTGGCCGAAAAAGGTTTTACCAATATCACCAATGTAGTACCGGGTATGTCTGGCTGGAATGGCCCGGCAGAAAAACAATAA
- a CDS encoding GNAT family N-acetyltransferase: MEEKSIREIRVTDYHGIYLLNLDFNPNLHLFTEEKVKEKIEIITKKTNDIIFVCEQNNEVIGYIHGSPYELLFSDSFVNVLGFVVKEKDRNQGVGSMLIEHLEQWGKKNGFSGMKLLSHPSRIHAHRFYERRGYRFTKDQKNFIKKF, from the coding sequence ATGGAAGAAAAGAGTATTCGAGAAATTAGGGTCACGGATTATCATGGTATTTATTTGTTAAACCTAGACTTTAACCCGAATCTGCATCTATTTACTGAAGAAAAAGTAAAAGAGAAGATTGAAATCATCACAAAGAAAACAAACGACATCATCTTTGTGTGTGAGCAAAACAACGAAGTAATCGGATATATCCATGGAAGTCCCTATGAATTGCTTTTTTCCGACTCTTTCGTAAACGTCCTAGGGTTTGTTGTGAAAGAAAAGGATAGGAATCAAGGTGTAGGTAGCATGTTGATTGAACATCTTGAACAGTGGGGAAAGAAGAATGGATTTTCTGGGATGAAACTGTTGTCCCACCCGAGTCGCATACATGCTCACAGGTTCTATGAACGACGTGGCTATCGATTTACAAAGGATCAGAAAAATTTTATAAAAAAGTTCTAA
- the glcT gene encoding glucose PTS transporter transcription antiterminator GlcT: MSREKEKTYAITRVLNHNVVLVEEPGSGQEIVLFGKGIGFGAKTGNTIPAHDLRVEKRFRLENENHQKQYQNILSQVDPAVVGIAEEIIALIASEITPELNEHVHVALPDHIQFAIYRLNNGMEIVNPFLFEIQTLYTKEYALANRAADMIKNAFDLDIPDSEIGFLALHIHSAISYVPVKKAVQFTNIITELVSLIEERTAITIERSTIDYVRLITHLRFAVERIRQQKFIKNPLLDRVKTTMPEAYQLATELAQYISTRLEIAVPEDEVGYMALHLYRLLQQN; encoded by the coding sequence TTGTCCCGTGAAAAGGAAAAAACGTACGCTATTACGCGTGTGTTGAACCATAACGTCGTACTCGTGGAAGAACCCGGGTCTGGACAAGAAATTGTCCTGTTCGGAAAAGGAATCGGATTTGGTGCAAAAACCGGGAATACCATCCCCGCCCATGATTTGCGAGTGGAAAAGCGCTTCAGGCTCGAAAATGAAAATCATCAGAAGCAGTATCAGAACATCCTGAGCCAAGTAGATCCTGCTGTCGTAGGAATTGCGGAAGAAATCATCGCTCTCATCGCGAGTGAGATCACGCCAGAATTGAACGAACACGTCCACGTTGCCTTGCCTGACCATATCCAGTTTGCCATCTATCGGCTCAATAACGGGATGGAGATCGTGAATCCCTTCTTGTTCGAAATCCAGACGCTGTACACGAAGGAGTACGCACTGGCGAACCGGGCAGCGGATATGATCAAAAACGCATTCGACCTGGACATTCCCGATAGTGAAATCGGATTTCTGGCCTTGCACATTCATTCCGCGATTAGCTACGTCCCAGTAAAAAAGGCAGTCCAATTCACCAACATCATCACCGAGTTGGTAAGCCTGATTGAAGAGCGAACAGCCATTACGATTGAACGCAGTACCATTGATTACGTTCGTCTCATCACCCATTTGCGCTTTGCCGTTGAGCGCATCCGTCAACAAAAATTCATCAAGAACCCGCTTCTGGACCGAGTCAAAACGACCATGCCAGAAGCCTATCAATTGGCAACAGAGCTGGCTCAATACATCTCCACCCGTCTCGAGATTGCTGTACCGGAAGACGAGGTTGGTTACATGGCTCTGCACCTTTATCGCTTATTACAACAAAATTAA
- the tadA gene encoding tRNA adenosine(34) deaminase TadA: MIQANEHDYYMKQAMEEARKAAAIGEVPIGAVIVREGEIVGRGYNLRETQKDPTLHAELIAIREASERLGGWRLIGCTLYVTLEPCPMCAGAIVQSRIEQVVYGARDPKAGCAGTLMNLLEEPRFNHQVPVIEGVLAEECGQMLKDFFRGLRKKRQPVQE, encoded by the coding sequence GTGATACAAGCAAATGAACATGATTATTATATGAAACAAGCCATGGAAGAGGCCCGGAAAGCGGCTGCGATTGGCGAGGTTCCGATCGGTGCGGTCATCGTGCGCGAAGGGGAAATCGTCGGTCGCGGCTACAACTTGCGGGAAACACAAAAAGACCCTACCTTGCACGCGGAATTGATCGCGATACGGGAGGCAAGTGAACGTTTGGGTGGATGGCGCTTGATTGGGTGTACGCTGTACGTGACGTTGGAGCCGTGTCCAATGTGTGCGGGTGCAATCGTTCAAAGCCGCATCGAACAGGTCGTGTATGGCGCTCGCGATCCGAAGGCGGGCTGTGCCGGGACATTAATGAACCTGCTTGAAGAACCGCGCTTCAACCATCAGGTGCCAGTCATAGAGGGCGTTCTTGCAGAGGAATGCGGGCAGATGCTCAAGGACTTCTTTCGTGGATTGCGCAAAAAAAGACAGCCGGTACAGGAATGA
- a CDS encoding penicillin-binding transpeptidase domain-containing protein: MTPSFEEKEISIVLQSFPSLQLDEDKRREIASHIRREREVLVQMKKRKKYAKVIGGAVASFALLFIAYQWMPSEAVPSAQQMNIEEDQKAQAAGPTSQTDKVLTLDSQIQEYIEEAIHKTNKAYQPENMTVIVTDPNTGEILGMNLKKQDANDRVPDIVKAKPDPVAAFPIVTLAAAIEEGKYEDNETYESGTYEITPGKFIKDHNNGAGWGQITYLEGIQRSSNVAFAKLSEQISNHSLQQYYERFGFGAKTGIEQINEQPGKIPNMDTPYDKAMAAYGLGGSASAIQQVAAVGAIANGGELMKPHVTREERNHIDKGRRVISEETAKQVREVLEVIVKNKPGSDTAFSIKDYAVSGRTGIAEKRDQQGNIIEGKYTYSFIGFAPSDDPKLLVYIAVDNPNTDLWVKLWGQEIVAPPFKEIMVNSLQYLQQR; the protein is encoded by the coding sequence ATGACGCCATCTTTTGAAGAAAAAGAGATAAGCATAGTGCTTCAATCATTTCCGTCGCTTCAGCTGGACGAGGACAAACGACGTGAAATCGCCAGTCATATCCGTCGAGAAAGGGAGGTACTCGTACAAATGAAAAAGCGCAAAAAATATGCCAAGGTAATTGGAGGCGCAGTTGCTTCCTTTGCTTTATTGTTTATCGCGTATCAGTGGATGCCTTCGGAGGCCGTGCCGAGCGCACAGCAGATGAATATAGAGGAGGATCAAAAGGCACAAGCCGCAGGACCGACATCCCAAACAGATAAGGTTCTGACCCTCGATTCACAAATTCAGGAGTATATAGAAGAAGCGATACATAAGACCAACAAAGCTTATCAGCCCGAAAATATGACGGTAATCGTTACCGATCCAAATACCGGAGAAATTCTTGGGATGAATCTGAAAAAACAGGATGCCAATGACCGGGTTCCAGACATAGTAAAAGCGAAACCAGATCCTGTGGCCGCATTTCCGATCGTGACGTTGGCGGCTGCTATTGAAGAGGGGAAGTATGAGGACAACGAGACTTACGAGTCTGGCACCTACGAGATTACCCCGGGCAAGTTTATAAAAGACCACAATAATGGTGCAGGGTGGGGGCAGATTACGTATTTAGAAGGTATCCAACGTTCTTCCAATGTTGCTTTTGCCAAGCTCAGTGAACAGATATCCAATCATTCGTTGCAGCAATATTATGAACGGTTCGGTTTTGGAGCGAAAACCGGCATCGAACAAATCAATGAACAGCCTGGAAAGATACCTAACATGGATACTCCCTATGATAAGGCAATGGCAGCTTATGGACTTGGGGGCTCTGCCTCTGCCATTCAACAAGTAGCTGCTGTCGGGGCCATCGCCAACGGGGGTGAATTGATGAAACCCCATGTCACGAGGGAGGAGCGGAATCACATTGACAAAGGGCGTCGAGTCATATCAGAAGAAACAGCCAAACAGGTTCGAGAAGTTTTAGAAGTGATAGTAAAAAACAAACCAGGCTCAGATACAGCCTTTTCCATAAAAGATTATGCAGTCTCTGGGCGCACAGGAATAGCAGAGAAACGCGACCAGCAAGGAAACATTATCGAAGGAAAATATACGTATTCGTTTATCGGATTTGCACCAAGCGATGATCCAAAGCTATTGGTTTACATAGCTGTTGATAACCCGAATACAGACCTCTGGGTAAAATTATGGGGACAAGAAATTGTTGCTCCCCCTTTCAAAGAGATCATGGTAAACAGTTTGCAGTATCTCCAACAACGATAA
- a CDS encoding sulfurtransferase TusA family protein, with translation MADLVVDTKGLACPMPIVKAKKAMDGMQSGQTMEVLSTDKGSLNDFTAWVKQTGNELVSHEVENGVYKFLVKKL, from the coding sequence ATGGCGGATCTTGTGGTAGATACAAAAGGTCTGGCTTGCCCGATGCCAATCGTCAAAGCCAAAAAAGCAATGGACGGAATGCAATCCGGTCAAACCATGGAAGTACTCTCGACAGACAAAGGCTCTTTGAACGACTTCACCGCTTGGGTCAAGCAAACCGGGAATGAGCTGGTTTCCCATGAGGTTGAGAACGGTGTGTACAAATTTTTGGTGAAAAAGCTGTAG
- a CDS encoding HPr family phosphocarrier protein — MVQFEVTVNVEGGLHARPAALLVNCSSQSQSKITLSKGTKHADGKSILGIMTLGVSQGDTLTVQIDGADEQNVATAIQQLLEQSS; from the coding sequence ATGGTTCAATTTGAAGTAACCGTCAATGTAGAGGGCGGGCTCCACGCGAGGCCAGCAGCTCTACTCGTGAATTGTTCGTCGCAATCTCAGTCAAAGATTACGCTGAGCAAAGGGACAAAACACGCAGATGGCAAAAGCATTCTCGGCATCATGACACTGGGTGTTTCCCAAGGTGACACCCTGACCGTTCAGATCGATGGAGCGGATGAACAAAACGTAGCCACTGCGATTCAGCAGCTATTGGAGCAATCCTCGTAA
- a CDS encoding PTS sugar transporter subunit IIA produces MLRSLFSRKKQQQEVTFLAPLTGTVLPLSEVPDPVFAGKVVGDGVAILPSADTLVSPVDGKVTHLFPTHHAIGLSSESGLEILMHIGIDTVKLNGKGFTPFVSVGDQVKAGDKLIQFDKSVLEDAGCPIVTPIVITNGDMVAEKNVVAKATVQAGQEPLMTVVLK; encoded by the coding sequence ATGCTACGCAGTCTTTTTTCCCGGAAAAAACAACAACAAGAGGTAACCTTTCTTGCACCATTAACAGGTACCGTACTCCCTCTGTCTGAAGTTCCTGATCCTGTGTTCGCAGGTAAAGTCGTCGGTGATGGTGTAGCGATTCTGCCAAGCGCAGACACTCTCGTCTCCCCTGTCGATGGAAAGGTAACGCATCTTTTCCCTACTCACCATGCTATCGGGCTGTCGTCTGAAAGTGGTCTTGAGATATTGATGCATATTGGAATCGACACCGTGAAATTAAACGGGAAAGGCTTTACCCCATTTGTCTCGGTTGGCGATCAAGTAAAAGCTGGCGACAAGCTCATCCAATTCGACAAGAGTGTACTGGAGGATGCGGGTTGTCCGATCGTAACACCGATCGTTATTACAAACGGTGATATGGTTGCTGAAAAAAATGTAGTGGCAAAAGCAACTGTGCAAGCAGGTCAAGAGCCACTGATGACTGTCGTCTTAAAATAA
- a CDS encoding ribonuclease H-like YkuK family protein encodes MGLTSANTLFDRFHSPTRGLLAKEEVFSHIEHTISSIGGPFEIIVGADSQLKSRGTFFALVITVIRPGHGGTFFYHKFQERRYSSLQQRIFQEAMYAVGLATEVRQYLRDHHLDTPIRLHFDIGTNGPTRKFIQSLLSLAETNHFRAEIKPNSFCASTIADKYTK; translated from the coding sequence GTGGGCTTAACCTCTGCAAATACGTTATTTGATCGCTTTCACAGTCCGACTAGAGGTCTACTGGCAAAAGAAGAAGTGTTTTCCCACATCGAACATACCATCTCATCAATAGGTGGTCCATTTGAAATTATTGTGGGGGCCGACTCTCAATTAAAAAGCCGCGGGACTTTTTTTGCCCTTGTTATCACAGTGATCCGTCCCGGGCATGGGGGTACCTTCTTTTATCACAAATTTCAGGAACGCCGGTACTCATCCTTGCAACAGCGTATATTTCAGGAAGCGATGTACGCAGTCGGACTTGCCACAGAAGTACGCCAATATTTGCGGGACCACCACTTAGATACTCCCATCCGCCTGCATTTTGATATCGGCACGAATGGTCCTACCCGTAAGTTTATCCAGTCTTTGTTGAGCTTAGCAGAAACCAATCACTTTCGTGCCGAGATCAAACCGAACTCCTTCTGTGCATCTACGATTGCCGACAAGTACACCAAGTAA
- a CDS encoding RNA polymerase sigma factor, producing the protein MDSDDRIERWFQQYGNDIYNYLAYFTGRRDVEDLVQEVFTKALKALSGYEGRAQPKTWLLTIARHAAIDYRRKQKMMDWFPENVLRLLTSKERTPEKALVLKEQLQEVYEAMNHLKNSYREVLILRLIEGVSTAETAEILGWSEAKVSTTLHRAIKELQKQMGNSGREVNLHDAIF; encoded by the coding sequence ATGGATTCCGATGACCGAATAGAGCGATGGTTCCAGCAATACGGAAATGATATTTACAATTACCTCGCGTATTTTACCGGACGTAGAGATGTCGAGGATTTAGTCCAGGAGGTTTTTACAAAGGCGCTTAAAGCCTTATCTGGCTATGAAGGAAGGGCACAGCCCAAGACATGGCTTCTGACTATCGCACGCCATGCAGCGATTGATTATAGGCGAAAGCAAAAAATGATGGACTGGTTCCCCGAAAACGTCCTCCGACTCCTCACTTCCAAAGAACGCACACCTGAGAAGGCATTGGTGTTAAAGGAACAATTGCAAGAAGTATATGAAGCGATGAATCATTTGAAAAACTCGTATCGAGAAGTTCTCATCCTGCGGTTGATCGAGGGAGTATCTACAGCAGAGACAGCAGAAATCTTGGGCTGGAGTGAGGCAAAAGTCAGCACGACGCTCCATCGAGCTATCAAGGAATTGCAAAAACAAATGGGCAATAGCGGCAGGGAGGTCAATCTACATGACGCCATCTTTTGA
- a CDS encoding methyl-accepting chemotaxis protein gives MSGKLGNATGKTGLTLRTKLLAGFLTVVALLAFVSTFALSQIRDLTMISGDIDKSWMPAVTLLGTVNGDISDVERLALNIIVEQNEEELTKQKEALDQLLAKIEDERKQLKTLVYASNAEGSEIVNLFEEFNTKYDAYLEKMPAFVKLGRENKYDEASKLHSAAYPLWYTANDNIVKLIDIYNEGAGKVSQSASELSQQAFVIILVTTFVAAAIALLIAFFMAHIISKPIQQINQAAVRIASGDLTGETIVLRNKDELGTLAASFNTMTANLRAMIESVATTSEQVAASSEELLASAEQNAKASEQITLTVEELATGTSEQVDIVKRSSQAMGEMALGSEQIAQLAQSVSISAVDAANQSAEGNMIIKSAVEQMNTVRNSITSLSELVTGLGERSAEIGTITEVINNLASQTNLLALNAAIEAARAGEHGRGFAVVAEEVRKLAEESSLSAQRITDLVQLIQNDTRQAVEAVKMNSDETQSGMEIVTAAGQAFENISNAVNKVAGEIQEVSAGAEQMAASTDEVVHYVEKISAIAEEASGGVNNVSAATEQQLASTEEIASSAGSLSKMAEELQEQINKFKV, from the coding sequence ATGAGCGGCAAGTTGGGAAATGCAACAGGAAAAACAGGGCTTACACTTCGCACCAAATTACTGGCGGGGTTTCTTACAGTTGTTGCGCTCCTAGCATTTGTGAGTACATTTGCATTAAGCCAGATCAGAGATTTGACCATGATATCCGGGGATATCGATAAGTCATGGATGCCAGCGGTAACCCTGCTTGGCACGGTGAATGGAGACATTTCCGACGTGGAGCGTCTTGCGCTCAACATTATCGTTGAACAGAACGAGGAGGAGCTCACGAAGCAGAAGGAGGCTCTGGATCAACTGCTTGCCAAGATTGAGGATGAACGGAAACAACTGAAGACGCTTGTGTATGCCAGCAATGCGGAAGGCAGTGAGATTGTCAATCTGTTTGAAGAGTTTAACACCAAATACGATGCTTATTTGGAAAAAATGCCTGCGTTCGTGAAGTTGGGCAGAGAAAACAAATATGATGAGGCAAGTAAGTTACATAGCGCGGCCTACCCTTTGTGGTACACGGCCAATGATAATATTGTCAAATTAATCGATATATACAATGAGGGGGCCGGAAAGGTTAGTCAAAGCGCTTCGGAGCTTTCCCAGCAAGCGTTTGTCATCATTCTTGTGACTACTTTCGTAGCGGCGGCCATTGCGCTGCTTATCGCCTTCTTCATGGCACATATCATCTCAAAGCCAATCCAGCAAATAAATCAGGCCGCTGTCCGGATTGCGAGTGGCGATCTAACGGGCGAGACGATTGTGCTGCGTAACAAGGACGAGCTGGGCACCTTGGCGGCATCCTTCAACACGATGACGGCGAATCTGCGCGCTATGATTGAATCAGTAGCTACGACTTCTGAGCAAGTAGCAGCTTCGTCGGAAGAACTGTTAGCCAGCGCAGAGCAAAATGCGAAGGCATCCGAGCAAATTACCCTAACAGTGGAGGAATTGGCTACGGGTACCTCCGAGCAGGTGGATATTGTCAAGCGTTCCTCTCAGGCCATGGGCGAAATGGCTTTGGGTTCGGAACAGATCGCACAGTTGGCACAGAGCGTATCGATATCGGCCGTTGACGCAGCCAACCAGTCTGCGGAAGGAAATATGATCATCAAGTCAGCGGTCGAACAGATGAATACTGTCCGTAATTCTATCACATCCCTATCGGAGCTGGTTACGGGACTGGGAGAACGTTCGGCAGAGATCGGAACGATCACCGAGGTCATTAATAATTTGGCGAGTCAGACGAACCTGCTAGCACTGAATGCGGCGATTGAGGCCGCAAGAGCTGGAGAGCATGGCCGCGGCTTCGCTGTCGTTGCCGAAGAGGTTCGGAAACTGGCCGAGGAATCCTCATTGTCTGCGCAGCGCATTACTGACCTGGTGCAGCTGATCCAGAATGATACAAGGCAGGCGGTTGAGGCAGTCAAAATGAACAGCGACGAAACGCAAAGCGGCATGGAGATTGTCACAGCAGCTGGACAGGCATTTGAGAACATCTCGAATGCGGTCAACAAGGTCGCGGGCGAGATTCAGGAAGTATCCGCAGGCGCGGAACAGATGGCGGCAAGCACGGACGAGGTCGTCCATTACGTGGAGAAGATTTCAGCGATTGCGGAAGAAGCATCGGGCGGCGTGAATAACGTCTCTGCCGCTACGGAGCAGCAGCTGGCTTCCACGGAGGAGATCGCTTCGTCTGCGGGTTCCCTCTCCAAGATGGCTGAGGAGCTTCAGGAGCAGATTAACAAGTTCAAAGTATAG